CGATGGAGTCGGCGGTGTACTCCTCGCCGCGCGGGTCGATCACGGCCACGCGCTTCTCCACCAGCGCGGAGGCCAGGGGGATGTCGGCGGTGACCGCGACGTCGCCGGGGGCGGCGTGCTCGGCGATGTGGAGGTCCGCGACGTCTGGGCCGCCCTCCACGCGCACGGCCGTGACGAACGGGTTGTCCAGGGGGACGGGGAGGCGCTGGTTGGCCACCATCACCGTTTCCAGCTTCAGGCGCAACGCGGCGCGGAAGACGATCTCCTTGACGTCGCGCGGGGCCGCGTCGGCGTCGATCCAGAGCTTCACGGGCGAGTTCGGGGCGGGGTGGATGGCGGAGGCGCGGAGATGGTCCGCGCCTCCGTCCGGGCGGCTACTGGTTCTGCGTGAGCCGGCGGCCGAGGATCTGCTTGGCCTGGTTCGCGCGCCGCTCGTCCTCTTCCTTGACGGTGCGGAAGAACTGCGC
This sequence is a window from Longimicrobium sp.. Protein-coding genes within it:
- a CDS encoding YaiI/YqxD family protein, whose amino-acid sequence is MKLWIDADAAPRDVKEIVFRAALRLKLETVMVANQRLPVPLDNPFVTAVRVEGGPDVADLHIAEHAAPGDVAVTADIPLASALVEKRVAVIDPRGEEYTADSIGERLAVRDFMDGLRGAGVETGGARPYGARDKQAFAAALDRVLTKAMRAGR